One window from the genome of Pogoniulus pusillus isolate bPogPus1 chromosome 7, bPogPus1.pri, whole genome shotgun sequence encodes:
- the TDRD6 gene encoding tudor domain-containing protein 6 isoform X1: MSAGTGPLRPGASLALRVCAVGLRPEVPVLCLWGLQGERSADYVQLRRVIQVVVRQHLATASGPSRRVASGVELRVGDLGLVEVTGHWYRCCVVSRRGQQYRVFLLDEGCTVVTSACYLVQGFKELFSLPPEVLGFVVADVLPAGGSRLGTYENVPVSTWTVEAMEFLSCLHGKEVSGLVREVVMPQLIVLQLPQLVTQMHHLGLARQVTPSWFCQVLRRCLSYGHLGNQLKLQHLAHCHVTFGVTQLVSVLSSYQPVTPALDYFYPQLQVGVKEPVLVTHVSDPHHIYCQLQILSQEIHRLSDTMCHIYDQWEQDLLPEVGLPCAARGMDGQWYRALLLELIAGEQDQQMALVIFVDYGRKEAVTRANLRHLTAECFRMPVVTYACALQGISDGGHGWSPSQIDELKALLLGKGVSAVINAFNSFEHLYYVNLYGENGINLNHLFGVQACCLVSQTEVGEQLKEFTAKELELPPGVHPVALIHKGLTSVPVVGVHLKLDVFYNVQVSHVQDPSEFWLQLHEHCQLFRKLKQNMWNFYSHTTKLDGPGWGLQVGSLCCAHGKDGAFYRAVITRVLDNGVEIQLMDRGNVETVERCAVKELLPCFRELPALALKCCLAGVSPLGGSWSESSVSAFRKIVLDKGLKVRFLNMWGDKYKVEIFDQSQLEEKSLSKLMAQGGYAEYQRCEILEIPQQSPDEAVSQASAPACAGEEYQINAERKPTEESDLKGSDRALNPEVAVMVRETPVKGVHNSKKSQSVSVQKHGGKENMHASLRQAYTEMKPTSSYGGQLEVGSTVNVVVSYVENPSYFWCQLSRNNHDLELLMKEIQEYCKNSSHPHVWPNSVCLAQYSEDEKWYRALIIGEVPSAEKVEVMYVDYGNRELVSLTNLRSTNNDFLRLEAQAFRCSLYNIIQANDEDPFAWSEEAIQAFQEFVDASSCHVEMKCTIFALASINNKELFNIVDLRTPFQSACQFLTERGVAKQLSPQKCLIPSFQLHSYYYSMHDIKIGGEEDVYITHVEDPWTFYCQLERHADVLAQLADNISHLSETVTNLNPLKTLGSLCLAKYTDNAWYRGVITKTSPKMEVYFVDFGNTETIENDHLLPLPSDACDILFLPMQAIKCSLPDTAHVPKEAMTWFKDAILERQLKAVVVGRESDGKLLMELYDGSTRITAKLKEELRLINNTAPCRHVENETLYSGNKDVNETNEPAESPLNAGSLLESKKSTSALGGGDTNERHFRGDADFFQPTGKGDLAAGLPESDEMLSRKTDDFLLESLLSVQVDTQPDIKPDAQDGCITIENGSDLVQQKIVPALKVLVYVSHVNDPLDFYVQLGSDEDQLNSISERLNNRTQTKKSRGKSFQAGDLISAVYPGDSLWYRAVVKEKTSDNSLSIQYIDYGNTSVIDASKVHRLPEELSSIPALSIHCCLGGLKQRQNDWAEKAVLYFTRRTREVLLTCEFVEKVEDKWVVILSDSQGIITVDLADENLASRESTCSREILEREENGDITVCEPLPPQAQNEISCVSDCKTFIWKLPAAGQTLEVYVTVADGPEYFWSQSADTEEMKYIEEKIEEAENLGLNCLNDCVSCIKSGDICLVKYSEDGKFYRAKIISMKGDSVVVRHVDYGSEEAVNVTMVKEIPRELLKVPNQAFACCLSGFSSSEGSWLSEAKQKFHDMTKDLLLEAEVIETWEDKASEIPLSVVKLEGSGKNINEEMKSFWKPYSGSGDSAFSNPVDLLKENRRSDSDVALCLKKEMADICSLAQEESESAFLCSEPFLGVTSESLNTIEANTSVGTVECMSGKAEDGCETAEHQSSFGEEMSEEDSSNNALVEPLGICSLHILGSEMEAAEQELSEVLFQEAAELKAELPDSASASRLFLGNKQEPQRSPVLQVQSSSNESGPLVELDQLQMYPSYDDLKELIVELDTLPLQSSCDEETKETLGTESLETQTALGGETRGELSRQELFDLQVVNEQVEELEALKFEILPLLSERENSLPPVSDGEKTVELIPSDVHLSLEEKEENMEVNLPIIHKAEATEKDWMEGESPSLKLSSSGDRHDKKMGLKTHDMLSVLGAEIEQLLQLMLPDAQPSQEDGEEDSIGLKHTALQSSNSGSHFSFLTKDLTNQRLVCTVKPGDSKTEKCKEWLKKEDCYVEERMKQDLTESFTECGDTSVQSSDCKPGNEEVEKRQNENLADCSAEHSEYTCNLKGFSVGSECVVWTSLKWCKACILEVSEEGTRVLNLSSGSEEIVDPENVWNGIPDWACSSSETTTPSTEDLQSVSEVLPFQEIQTVCSSDLAEDPDILQHS, encoded by the exons ATGAGCGCCGGGACGGGGCCGCTGCGCCCGGgcgccagcctggccctgcggGTCTGCGCCGTTGGCCTGCGCCCCGAGGTGCCCGTCCTGTGtctctgggggctgcagggtgagCGCAGTGCTGACTATGTACAGCTCCGCCGTGTGATCCAGGTGGTGGTGCGGCAGCACCTGGCAACTGCTTCAGGTCCCAGCAGGCGAGTGGCCAGTGGGGTTGAGCTGCGCGTTGGAGACCTAGGCCTGGTGGAGGTGACTGGACACTGGTACCGCTGCTGTGTGGTGAGTCGTCGTGGCCAGCAGTACCGTGTGTTCCTGCTCGATGAGGGCTGCACAGTTGTCACGTCTGCCTGTTACCTGGTGCAGGGCTTCAAGGAGCTTTTCAGTCTGCCCCCAGAGGTGCTGGGTTTTGTAGTGGCTgatgtgctgcctgctggaggtTCCAGGCTGGGAACCTATGAGAATGTACCAGTCTCCACCTGGACAGTAGAAGCTATGGAGTtcctcagctgcctgcatgGCAAGGAGGTGTCTGGTCTGGTGCGGGAGGTGGTGATGCCCCAGCTCATAGTGCTTCAGCTACCCCAGCTTGTGACACAGATGCATCACCTGGGCCTGGCCAGGCAGGTCACTCCCAGTTGGTTCTGCCAGGTTCTCAGGCGCTGCCTGTCTTATGGCCACTTAGGGAATCAGCTCAAACTGCAGCATTTAGCACATTGCCATGTAACATTTGGAGTGACACAGCTTGTTAGTGTTTTGTCCTCATATCAGCCTGTCACACCTGCCTTGGATTACTTCTACCCACAGCTTCAGGTGGGTGTGAaggaacctgttctagtgacCCATGTTTCTGACCCACACCACATCTACTGTCAGTTGCAGATCCTGTCCCAGGAGATACACCGTCTCTCTGATACTATGTGCCACATTTATGATCAGTGGGAACAAGACTTATTGCCTGAAGTGGGCTTACCCTGTGCTGCCCGTGGCATGGATGGCCAGTGGTACCGTGCACTCCTGCTGGAGCTTATTGCTGGGGAGCAGGACCAGCAAATGGCTCTAGTTATTTTTGTGGACTATGGCAGGAAGGAGGCTGTGACCAGAGCTAACTTGCGTCACTTGACCGCTGAGTGTTTTCGCATGCCTGTGGTGACATACGCATGTGCTCTTCAGGGTATCTCAGATGGGGGTCATGGCTGGTCCCCGTCTCAGATTGATGAGCTGAAAGCATTGCTGCTGGGCAAAGGAGTGAGCGCAGTCATCAATGCATTTAACTCCTTTGAGCATCTCTATTATGTTAATTTATATGGGGAAAATGGCATCAACTTGAACCATCTTTTTGGGGTGCAGGCATGCTGCTTAGTGAGCCAAACTGAAGTTGGGGAGCAGCTGAAAGAGTTCACAGCCAAAGAACTGGAATTGCCACCAGGAGTACATCCTGTTGCTTTAATTCACAAAGGTTTGACCTCTGTTCCTGTAGTTGGTGTCCATCTGAAGTTGGATGTGTTCTATAATGTGCAGGTCTCTCATGTCCAAGACCCATCTGagttctggctgcagctccatgagcactgccagctcttCAGGAAGCTGAAGCAGAACATGTGGAATTTTTACTCTCATACCACAAAGTTGGATGGTCCTGGGTGGGGTCTGCAAGTGGGATCCCTTTGTTGTGCTCATGGGAAAGATGGTGCCTTTTATCGAGCAGTGATTACCAGAGTACTGGACAACGGGGTAGAAATACAGCTGATGGACAGAGGCAATGTGGAAACTGTAGAGCGGTGTGCAgtgaaggagctgctgccttgcttCAGGGAACTACCTGCTTTAGCTCTCAAGTGTTGTTTGGCAGGTGTCTCCCCTttgggagggagctggagtgaaTCATCTGTGTCTGCCTTCAGAAAGATTGTACTGGACAAGGGACTAAAGGTTCGTTTTTTGAATATGTGGGGTGACAAATACAAGGTTGAAATTTTTGACCAGTCTCAATTAGAGGAGAAAAGTCTAAGTAAACTCATGGCCCAGGGAGGATATGCTGAATACCAGAGGTGTGAAATACTTGAAATTCCTCAGCAATCACCTGATGAGGCTGTGAGCCAGGCTTCTGCCCCAGCATGTGCTGGGGAGGAATACCAAATAAATGCAGAAAGGAAGCCGACAGAAGAATCTGATCTAAAGGGAAGTGATAGAGCGCTTAATCCTGAGGTGGCTGTGATGGTCAGAGAGACCCCTGTGAAAGGTGTTCACAATTCTAAAAAGAGTCAGTCTGTTTCTGTTCAGAAGCATGGTGGCAAGGAAAATATGCATGCCTCTTTGAGACAGGCTTATACAGAAATGAAACCTACCTCCTCTTACGGAGGTCAGTTAGAAGTGGGAAGTACAGTTAATGTGGTTGTGTCATATGTTGAAAATCCAAGTTACTTTTGGTGCCAGTTAAGTAGAAATAACCATGACCTAGAGTTATTAATGAAGGAAATTCAGGAGTATTGCAAAAATTCATCCCACCCACATGTTTGGCCAAATTCTGTATGCTTAGCCCAGTATTCAGAGGATGAAAAATGGTACAGGGCTTTAATAATTGGTGAAGTCCCTTCTGCAGAAAAAGTAGAAGTCATGTATGTTGACTATGGCAACAGAGAGCTGGTCTCCCTGACAAACCTCCGCTCAACTAACAATGACTTTCTTAGGTTAGAAGCTCAGGCTTTCAGGTGTAGCCTTTACAACATAATCCAAGCAAATGATGAGGATCCGTTTGCTTGGAGCGAGGAAGCGATTCAGGCTTTTCAGGAGTTTGTTGATGCATCATCTTGTCATGTTGAAATGAAATGTACAATATTTGCCTTGGCTTCGATAAACAATAAGGAACTATTTAACATTGTAGACTTAAGGACACCTTTTCAGAGTGCTTGCCAGTTTTTGACTGAGAGAGGTGTGGCAAAGCAGTTGTCTCCTCAGAAGTGTCTGATACCCTCCTTTCAGCTTCATTCTTATTATTATTCTATGCATGATATCAAAATTGGAGGGGAGGAAGATGTTTATATTACGCATGTTGAAGATCCGTGGACATTTTACTGCCAACTTGAAAGACATGCAGATGTCTTAGCACAGCTTGCTGATAACATCAGTCACCTCTCTGAAACAGTGACCAACTTAAATCCCTTGAAAACGCTTGGGAGCTTGTGTCTAGCAAAGTACACTGACAATGCGTGGTACAGGGGAGTAATTACAAAAACAAGCCCTAAAATGGAAGTGTACTTTGTGGATTTTGGGAATACAGAGACAATAGAGAATGATCACTTGCTTCCTTTACCCAGTGATGCTTGTGATATCTTGTTTTTGCCAATGCAAGCCATAAAGTGCTCCTTACCTGATACAGCCCATGTTCCCAAAGAAGCTATGACATGGTTTAAAGACGCTATCTTAGAAAGGCAATTAAAAGCAGTAGTAGTAGGAAGGGAATCCGATGGCAAACTGTTGATGGAGTTATACGATGGCAGTACTCGGATTACTGCAAAACTGAAGGAGGAGTTAAGGCTAATAAACAACACAGCACCGTGTAGGCATGTAGAAAATGAAACTTTGTACTCTGGAAATAAAGATGTGAATGAGACAAATGAACCTGCAGAGTCTCCTTTAAATGCAGGTAGTCTCCTTGAAAGCAAAAAAAGCACATCTGCCCTAGGAGGAGGTGACACTAACGAAAGGCACTTCAGAGGTGATGCAGACTTTTTCCAGCCTACTGGGAAAGGAGATCTGGCAGCTGGATTACCAGAATCTGATGAAATGCTTAGCCGTAAGACGGATGATTTTTTGTTAGAGTCTCTGCTCTCTGTCCAGGTGGATACACAGCCAGATATTAAACCTGATGCTCAAGATGGGTGCATAACGATTGAAAATGGTTCTGATCTAGTGCAGCAGAAGATAGTGCCAGCTCTTAAAGTGTTAGTGTATGTGTCTCATGTAAATGATCCACTGGATTTTTACGTTCAGCTGGGAAGTGATGAGGATCAGCTTAACAGCATTTCAGAACGCTTAAACAATAGGACACAAACAAAGAAGTCTCGTGGAAAGTCTTTTCAAGCAGGGGACTTAATCAGTGCTGTTTATCCAGGAGACAGTCTGTGGTATCGAGCTGTAGTAAAAGAGAAGACTTCTGACAATTCATTAAGTATACAATACATTGATTATGGTAATACTTCAGTAATTGATGCTAGTAAAGTGCACAGACTCCCCGAAGAGTTGTCATCTATTCCTGCACTAAGcattcactgctgcctgggcgGACTTAAACAGAGACAAAATGACTGGGCAGAGAAAGCAGTGCTTtacttcaccaggagaacaagagAAGTTCTGCTAACATGTGAATTTGTAGAGAAAGTTGAAGATAAATGGGTAGTCATTCTCAGCGACTCTCAAGGTATAATAACAGTGGATTTAGCTGATGAAAATCTTGCAAGTAGGGAAAGTACTTGTTCGAGAGAGATACTCGAGAGAGAAGAGAATGGTGACATAACTGTGTGTGAGCCTTTGCCTCCTCAGGCACAGAATGAAATTTCTTGTGTAAGTGATTGTAAAACATTTATCTGGAAGCTTCCAGCAGCAGGCCAGACTCTAGAAGTTTATGTCACAGTGGCAGATGGTCCAGAATACTTTTGGAGTCAGAGTGCTGATACAGAAGAAATGAAGTATATAGAGGAAAAAATAGAGGAAGCTGAAAACCTTGGACTAAACTGTTTGAACGATTGTGTATCTTGTATTAAAAGTGGTGATATTTGTCTAGTAAAATACAGTGAAGATGGAAAATTCTACAGAGCTAAAATCATCAGCATGAAAGGTGACAGTGTAGTTGTTAGACACGTGGATTATGGAAGTGAGGAAGCTGTTAACGTCACCATGGTCAAAGAAATTCCACGTGAATTGCTCAAAGTACCTAATCAAGCATTTGCTTGTTGTCTGTCAGGTTTCAGTTCCTCAGAGGGCTCATGGCTTagtgaagcaaaacaaaagtttCATGATATGACCAAAGATCTCTTACTAGAAGCTGAAGTAATAGAAACATGGGAAGATAAAGCTTCCGAAATCCCTCTGTCTGTTGTCAAGCTGGAAGGCTCTGGCAAGAATATTAATGAAGAGATGAAGTCTTTTTGGAAGCCCTATAGTGGATCTGGTGACAGTGCTTTCTCAAATCCTGTGGACCTCTTAAAGGAAAACAGACGTTCAGACAGTGATGTGGCTCTTTGTCTCAAAAAAGAAATGGCTGACATTTGTTCCTTAGCTCAAGAAGAAAGTGAAAGTGCTTTCCTTTGTTCCGAACCTTTCCTGGGCGTGACTTCAGAGTCTTTAAATACCATAGAAGCAAATACATCAGTGGGAACTGTTGAGTGTATGTCTGGGAAGGCTGAGGATGGATGTGAAACAGCTGAGCATCAAAGTAGCTTTGGTGAAGAGATGTCTGAAGAAGACAGCAGTAACAATGCATTAGTAGAACCATTGGGAATCTGTAGTCTTCATATTTTGGGGAGTgagatggaagctgcagaacAAGAATTATCTGAAGTGCTGTTTCaagaggctgctgagctgaaagcagaaCTCCCAGACAGTGCTTCTGCAAGCAGGCTTTTCCTGGGAAACAAACAAGAACCACAAAGATCACCAGTGCTCCAAGTACAGTCTTCAAGCAATGAATCAGGGCCATTAGTAGAACTGGATCAATTACAAATGTACCCTTCGTATGATGATCTGAAAGAGCTCATAGTGGAGCTAGACACACTTCCACTGCAGTCCTCCTGTGATGAGGAAACAAAGGAAACTCTGGGAACAGAGTCACTTGAAACACAGACAGCTCTGGGCGGTGAAACAAGAGGAGAATTGTCCAGACAGGAATTGTTTGATTTGCAAGTTGTGAATGAGCAGGTGGAGGAGTTGGAAGCTCTGAAATTTGAAATCTTACCATTACTTAGTGAGAGAGAGAACTCGTTGCCTCCAGTTAGTGATGGAGAGAAGACAGTAGAGCTGATTCCATCTGATGTTCATCTTTCtttggaagaaaaggaagagaatatGGAAGTGAATTTGCCTATAATTCATAAAGCGGAAGCTACAGAAAAAGATTGGATGGAAGGAGAGTCTCCTTCCTTAAAGCTGTCTTCATCTGGTGATAGACATGACAAAAAAATGGGCCTGAAGACTCATGACATGCTGTCAGTGCTAGGTGCTGAAATTGAGCAGCTTCTGCAACTGATGCTACCTGATGCGCAGCCATCTCAGGAAGATGGGGAGGAGGATTCAATAGGGTTGAAACACACTGCACTGCAAAGTTCAAACAGTGGAAGTCACTTTTCATTTCTTACCAAAGACTTAACCAATCAGAGACTTGTTTGCACTGTAAAACCAGGTGACTCCAAAACTGAGAAATGTAAGGAGTGGCTGAAGAAAGAGGACTGTTATGTGGAAGAAAGGATGAAACAAGACTTGACTGAGTCATTTACAGAATGTGGAGATACATCTGTGCAGTCTTCAGACTGTAAGCCTGGGAATGAAGAAgtggaaaaaaggcaaaacgaAAACTTGGCTGACTGCAGTGCAG AACACAGTGAGTATACTTGTAACCTGAAGGGCTTTTCTGTTGGTTCCGAATGCGTGGTGTGGACCTCTCTAAAGTGGTGCAAGGCTTGCATTTTGGAGGTATCTGAAGAAGGTACCAGG GTCTTGAACCTCTCCAGTGGCAGTGAGGAGATTGTTGACCCTGAAAATGTCTGGAAtggcattcctgactgggctTGCAGCTCATCTGAG ACAACAACCCCTTCAACAGAAGACTTGCAGTCTGTATCAGAAGTGTTGCCATTTCAAG AAATACAAACTGTCTGCAGTTCAGATTTAGCTGAAGATCCTGACATCCTCCAACATTCCTGA